A stretch of the Thermodesulfobacteriota bacterium genome encodes the following:
- a CDS encoding response regulator, which translates to MGKMPKILVVDDDPDLVESVKIMLENRNYEVIAAYDGIEGLQKTKEESPDLIILDVMMPNKDGYAMCAELKGDPKYNSIPIILLTAVVSHIPTTTYTQRMGMEIEADDYIDKPVEPSELVRRVDVLLQKG; encoded by the coding sequence ATGGGAAAAATGCCCAAGATTTTAGTTGTTGATGATGATCCTGATCTTGTGGAGTCGGTTAAAATTATGCTGGAGAATAGGAATTATGAGGTAATTGCTGCCTATGATGGAATCGAAGGATTACAGAAGACGAAGGAAGAGTCGCCTGATTTGATTATACTGGATGTAATGATGCCAAATAAAGATGGGTATGCTATGTGTGCTGAGCTAAAGGGTGACCCTAAATACAATAGTATACCAATAATTCTTCTAACAGCTGTCGTTTCTCATATACCTACTACAACTTATACCCAAAGGATGGGTATGGAAATAGAGGCAGATGACTATATTGATAAGCCTGTGGAGCCTTCTGAATTGGTGAGACGGGTTGATGTCCTGTTACAAAAAGGGTGA
- a CDS encoding methylenetetrahydrofolate reductase C-terminal domain-containing protein, whose amino-acid sequence MIVAERKPLEQIFSMIERYKRILIVGCGECVTVCSAGGKKEVEILASALNMVRSKEGIPAEIRQETLERQCDGEYLEQLRGFIGEYEVVISMACGAGVQFMAEKYKNSLVLPALNTKFIGVTEEQGVWSERCHACGDCKLHLTGGICPIARCSKSLLNGPCGGSANGKCEISPEVICGWQLIIERLSDLGQLEKYEEIIPINDWSTNRDGGPRKAVREDLRL is encoded by the coding sequence ATGATTGTAGCAGAGAGAAAACCACTGGAACAGATCTTTTCAATGATTGAAAGATATAAAAGGATATTGATTGTTGGCTGTGGGGAGTGTGTTACCGTTTGTTCTGCTGGAGGAAAAAAGGAAGTGGAGATACTGGCTTCTGCCCTTAATATGGTAAGGAGTAAGGAAGGTATACCTGCTGAAATAAGGCAGGAGACTTTGGAGCGGCAGTGTGATGGAGAATACCTGGAGCAGTTGAGGGGATTCATCGGTGAGTATGAGGTGGTGATATCCATGGCCTGTGGGGCAGGAGTCCAATTCATGGCGGAGAAATACAAAAATAGCCTTGTATTACCTGCCCTCAATACCAAATTTATTGGCGTTACAGAAGAACAGGGGGTTTGGTCTGAACGATGCCATGCCTGTGGTGATTGTAAACTCCATTTGACAGGAGGAATCTGTCCCATCGCCAGATGTTCCAAGAGTCTGCTCAATGGTCCTTGTGGTGGTTCAGCAAACGGAAAATGCGAAATCAGTCCCGAGGTGATCTGCGGCTGGCAGCTAATAATAGAAAGGTTGAGTGACCTGGGGCAATTAGAAAAGTATGAAGAGATAATACCTATAAACGATTGGTCCACCAACAGGGATGGGGGGCCTCGTAAGGCTGTAAGAGAGGATTTAAGACTATGA
- a CDS encoding methylenetetrahydrofolate reductase, with translation MKSESKLEQILTKGEFAVTSECGPPRGADAEVIKKKGEVLKGFVDGVNVTDNQTSVVRMSSISSCVILKGLGLNPIMQMVTRDRNRIAIQSDILGAAALGISNILCLTGDHQKFGDHASAKNVFDMDSIQLVQTVKLMRDEGKFLGGEELKGSPRMFIGAAENPFADPFEIRVPRLAKKIAAGVDFIQTQCIYNLEKFEKWMKMVRDRGLHERVHILGGVTPFKSVGMANYMKKSVPGMDVPDELIERMKAAPKEKKAEEGINICIETIQRLREIEGIHGVHVMAIEWEEMVPEIVKRAGLFPRPHIES, from the coding sequence ATGAAATCCGAAAGCAAATTGGAACAGATCTTAACAAAGGGGGAATTTGCGGTTACCTCAGAATGTGGGCCGCCTAGAGGAGCCGATGCAGAGGTCATCAAGAAAAAGGGAGAGGTGTTAAAAGGGTTTGTTGATGGTGTGAATGTCACGGATAATCAGACATCAGTTGTCAGGATGTCCAGCATCTCTTCCTGTGTTATCCTGAAGGGGTTAGGGTTGAATCCAATCATGCAGATGGTAACCAGAGACAGAAACAGGATTGCTATTCAGAGCGATATCCTTGGTGCAGCAGCTCTTGGCATCAGTAACATACTCTGTTTGACAGGAGACCATCAAAAATTTGGTGACCATGCCTCTGCAAAAAACGTATTTGATATGGATTCTATACAACTTGTCCAGACGGTCAAATTGATGCGGGACGAGGGTAAATTCCTGGGGGGAGAGGAACTGAAAGGAAGTCCCAGGATGTTTATCGGAGCGGCAGAGAACCCCTTTGCGGACCCGTTTGAGATCAGGGTTCCCAGACTGGCAAAGAAAATAGCTGCTGGTGTAGATTTTATCCAGACTCAGTGTATCTATAATCTGGAGAAATTCGAAAAGTGGATGAAAATGGTGAGGGATAGAGGTTTGCATGAAAGGGTACATATCCTGGGGGGTGTTACCCCCTTCAAGTCGGTGGGAATGGCAAATTATATGAAAAAATCCGTACCGGGTATGGATGTTCCTGATGAATTAATAGAGAGGATGAAGGCAGCCCCAAAGGAGAAAAAGGCAGAGGAAGGCATTAATATATGTATAGAGACTATTCAAAGGTTGCGAGAAATAGAGGGGATTCATGGTGTCCATGTCATGGCAATAGAGTGGGAAGAGATGGTACCGGAGATTGTTAAAAGGGCCGGGCTTTTCCCCAGACCACATATAGAAAGTTAA
- a CDS encoding hydrogenase iron-sulfur subunit yields the protein MEEFEPILVAFCCHYUAYSAADLAGSMRLNYPPNVKIIKVPCTGKVDVIHLLQAFERGADGVYIAGCLEGDCHFLRGNLRARKRVEYTKRLLDEIGIGGERLEMYNMSAAQGPRFAEVAREMTERIMTLGPNPIRAKKGDTG from the coding sequence ATGGAAGAGTTTGAACCCATTCTAGTTGCTTTTTGCTGCCATTATTGAGCCTACTCGGCAGCGGACCTGGCAGGTTCTATGAGATTGAACTATCCTCCAAATGTGAAGATAATAAAGGTTCCATGCACCGGCAAAGTGGATGTAATTCATCTCTTACAGGCATTTGAAAGAGGTGCAGACGGAGTGTATATAGCAGGTTGTTTAGAGGGGGACTGTCATTTCTTGCGGGGTAACCTCAGGGCAAGGAAGAGGGTGGAATATACAAAAAGGCTGTTGGATGAAATAGGCATAGGTGGAGAAAGGCTAGAGATGTACAACATGTCAGCAGCACAGGGGCCGCGTTTTGCAGAAGTCGCCAGAGAGATGACAGAAAGGATAATGACACTTGGGCCAAATCCCATAAGAGCAAAAAAAGGAGACACGGGATAG